One window from the genome of Agarivorans sp. Alg241-V36 encodes:
- the lptD gene encoding LPS assembly protein LptD, whose translation MLSSLSAYAETPLSMPQCRAHIPERTQAGPVDPTAPYVIAADELHAKQGDKASFSGNVEFSQGPRALKAENTVLDEQAQTLKASGNIEFQDNLVSVKSDTFDANLKDHQATLNSAEYQLFEQQGRGEANNLIINDEQNLSLEDASYTACPPDDVTWEIRAEKIDIDSSEQWATTKNATVRLFNVPVMYLPYFSYPIGDQRHSGFLFPSVSTSTKNGIDISTPYYWNIAPNFDATITPRLMTRRGLQLQSEFRYLLGQNNGNLNVEYLANDRELGRDRYLVHWDHQGQYQRHWRFNTDYTRISDDNYFNDLGDKLGKVNENQLLQTGDVGYHTRNWYTELLVQDFQVLGNTEQPHTLLPQLTFSGDWDLNWQTLQFGFDSEISNFTHSDSTLYTAQRVHFEPSLSLPYVVPAGFFQADLALMHTYYSQDKGSNFEYDYLASSVNRTLPKVSVEGGLNFDRKTLWFGDNYTQTLEPVIKYLYIPYTNQDDIGIYDTDNLQQDYYGLFRDKRYSGLDRIADANQITLGVHSRFLSPSNQETLRLSIGQIIYVEPSRTTLTPGSEPSDNSSSALAFEADANIQQDWYGHTGFQIDTLEGRLNKANAAIEWRPEAQKLVQMNYRYSQATETMVSDVNQVGTKVAWPISDKVSAVGSYYRDMILDRSIESYLGVQYNSCCWGIRLTYQRGLKSTYVDDTSGVDRVGEFDTSLRLDFEIKGLGGSDTSSYDEMLEGGNFKYGRPFYLNN comes from the coding sequence TTGCTTTCAAGCCTCAGTGCCTACGCAGAAACACCGTTATCTATGCCTCAGTGCCGAGCACACATCCCAGAACGCACTCAAGCCGGTCCTGTTGATCCTACCGCACCTTATGTTATTGCTGCTGATGAATTACATGCAAAACAAGGGGATAAAGCCAGTTTCAGCGGTAATGTTGAGTTTTCTCAAGGCCCTCGCGCATTAAAAGCCGAAAACACTGTATTAGATGAACAGGCGCAAACCTTAAAAGCGAGCGGCAACATTGAGTTTCAAGATAACTTAGTGAGCGTGAAAAGTGATACTTTTGACGCCAACCTAAAAGATCATCAAGCCACGCTTAACTCGGCTGAATATCAACTGTTTGAGCAACAAGGTCGCGGCGAAGCCAACAATCTTATAATCAATGATGAGCAAAACTTGTCTTTGGAAGATGCCAGCTATACCGCTTGCCCACCTGATGATGTAACTTGGGAAATTCGCGCAGAAAAAATTGATATAGACTCGAGTGAACAGTGGGCCACCACTAAAAATGCCACAGTAAGACTGTTTAACGTGCCGGTAATGTATTTGCCGTACTTCTCTTATCCCATTGGCGACCAACGCCACAGTGGCTTTTTGTTTCCAAGTGTCTCCACCTCTACCAAAAATGGTATTGACATTTCTACCCCCTACTATTGGAATATCGCCCCTAACTTTGATGCAACCATTACACCGCGTTTGATGACGCGCCGAGGCTTGCAACTGCAAAGTGAGTTCAGATATTTACTCGGGCAAAACAACGGTAACTTGAATGTAGAATATCTCGCCAATGACCGCGAGTTAGGCCGCGATCGTTACTTAGTTCACTGGGACCACCAAGGACAGTATCAACGCCACTGGCGCTTTAATACCGATTACACTCGCATTAGTGATGACAACTACTTTAATGACTTAGGTGACAAACTAGGCAAGGTAAACGAAAACCAATTACTCCAGACCGGTGATGTGGGTTACCACACGCGAAACTGGTATACCGAGCTGTTGGTGCAGGATTTTCAGGTACTGGGTAATACCGAACAGCCGCACACCTTACTTCCGCAGCTTACTTTTTCTGGTGATTGGGATTTAAATTGGCAGACACTGCAATTTGGCTTTGATTCAGAAATTAGCAACTTTACTCACAGCGATAGCACCCTTTACACCGCTCAACGGGTACACTTTGAGCCGAGTTTAAGCTTACCTTATGTGGTGCCAGCAGGTTTTTTTCAAGCTGACTTAGCGCTAATGCATACCTATTACAGCCAAGATAAAGGCAGTAATTTTGAATATGACTACTTAGCCAGTTCAGTTAATCGAACCTTGCCCAAGGTTAGTGTTGAAGGGGGCTTAAATTTTGACCGTAAAACCCTTTGGTTTGGTGATAACTACACCCAAACCCTAGAGCCAGTAATTAAGTATTTGTATATCCCTTACACTAATCAAGATGATATCGGTATTTATGATACGGATAACCTACAACAAGATTACTACGGCTTATTTAGGGATAAACGTTATAGCGGTTTAGACCGAATTGCCGATGCCAACCAAATCACTCTCGGTGTTCACTCGCGATTTCTATCACCGAGTAACCAAGAAACGCTGCGTTTAAGCATTGGTCAGATTATCTACGTTGAGCCTAGCCGTACTACTTTAACACCAGGTAGCGAGCCTTCGGATAACTCTAGTTCTGCGCTAGCCTTTGAAGCTGACGCCAATATTCAACAAGATTGGTATGGCCATACTGGTTTTCAAATCGACACTTTAGAAGGCCGCCTCAACAAAGCTAACGCAGCAATTGAATGGCGACCCGAGGCACAAAAACTCGTGCAAATGAATTATCGCTACTCGCAAGCAACCGAGACCATGGTGAGTGACGTAAACCAAGTGGGCACCAAGGTGGCTTGGCCAATTAGCGATAAAGTATCAGCAGTAGGCAGTTATTATCGCGATATGATTTTGGACCGCAGTATCGAAAGCTACCTTGGCGTTCAATATAACTCATGTTGCTGGGGCATCCGCCTTACTTATCAACGCGGCCTAAAAAGCACCTATGTCGACGACACCTCAGGCGTTGACCGAGTGGGCGAATTCGATACCTCTCTGCGCCTCGACTTCGAGATTAAAGGCTTAGGTGGCAGCGATACCAGTAGCTACGATGAAATGCTCGAAGGTGGCAACTTTAAATATGGTCGCCCCTTTTACCTGAACAATTAA
- a CDS encoding pseudouridine synthase has translation MPDFVYRPPMSPYFSVIYKDEAVVVFNKASGLLSVPGRLEKDSLWDRAQRTWPEIKVVHRLDMATSGLIVMALGKPAQSHLSRQFQQRRTTKTYYAEIFGHPESSEGEVNLPLRCDWPNRPKQIVDFEQGKDALTQWQVIEQREQTSLVELKPITGRTHQLRVHMQQIGCPIIGDSFYANQAAKDLSERLHLHAAKLGFYHPETEQFMEFECPPPF, from the coding sequence ATGCCAGATTTTGTTTATCGCCCCCCAATGTCACCCTACTTTAGCGTTATATATAAAGACGAAGCTGTGGTTGTATTTAATAAAGCCAGCGGCTTGCTGTCGGTACCAGGGCGGCTTGAAAAAGACAGCTTATGGGATCGCGCTCAGCGAACTTGGCCCGAGATTAAAGTGGTGCATCGATTAGATATGGCAACCTCTGGTCTGATTGTTATGGCTTTAGGCAAACCCGCCCAAAGCCACTTGAGTCGCCAGTTTCAACAACGGCGCACCACCAAAACCTATTATGCTGAGATATTTGGTCACCCAGAAAGCAGTGAAGGTGAAGTCAATTTACCACTGCGTTGTGACTGGCCCAATCGACCCAAACAAATCGTAGATTTTGAACAGGGTAAAGACGCCTTAACCCAGTGGCAGGTAATCGAGCAACGAGAGCAAACCAGTTTAGTTGAACTTAAACCCATTACAGGACGCACTCACCAGCTGAGGGTTCATATGCAGCAAATTGGCTGTCCGATAATTGGTGATAGTTTTTATGCTAACCAAGCCGCCAAAGACTTAAGCGAACGCTTACACCTGCATGCAGCAAAGTTAGGGTTTTATCATCCCGAGACCGAGCAATTTATGGAATTTGAGTGCCCACCTCCATTTTAG
- a CDS encoding D-2-hydroxyacid dehydrogenase → MKIVFLDRLTLASHIKLARPSFEHNWQEFPCTMPSQVLERSQDASIIIVNKVPLDKAILTQLPQLKMIAVAATGTNNVDLAAATELGIVVSNIRNYAAQSIAEHSLALMFNLRRNVLAYHQAIQQGRWQQAKQFCFFDFPIDNLAKQTLAIIGGGNLGQATAQLASNIGMNVLFSERKGQTPRPGKTAFEEAIRRADVISIHCPLNSQTQDLIAEKEFAMMKKTALLINTARGGIVNEQALFQALQNKQIAGAASDVSEYEPPAENSPLMQALSLNNLIVTPHVGWASSQNMQVLADQLIENIEAFVAGEPRHQVFTN, encoded by the coding sequence ATGAAAATAGTTTTTTTAGACCGCCTCACCCTTGCTAGTCACATTAAACTGGCGCGCCCAAGCTTTGAACATAACTGGCAAGAGTTCCCCTGCACTATGCCATCTCAAGTGCTGGAGCGCAGCCAAGATGCTAGCATCATCATCGTAAACAAAGTGCCATTAGATAAAGCGATATTGACCCAGCTGCCACAGTTAAAAATGATCGCGGTAGCGGCCACTGGCACTAACAACGTAGATTTAGCAGCAGCCACAGAGCTGGGAATCGTAGTCAGCAATATTAGAAACTATGCCGCCCAAAGCATTGCCGAACATAGCCTAGCGCTGATGTTTAACCTAAGGCGCAATGTACTAGCTTATCATCAAGCGATTCAACAAGGCCGCTGGCAACAAGCCAAGCAGTTTTGTTTCTTCGATTTTCCCATCGACAACTTAGCCAAACAAACCTTAGCCATTATTGGCGGTGGCAATCTTGGCCAAGCCACCGCTCAGCTAGCCAGCAATATAGGCATGAACGTGTTGTTCTCTGAACGAAAAGGCCAAACACCTCGCCCAGGGAAAACTGCCTTTGAAGAAGCAATACGCAGAGCCGATGTAATCAGTATCCATTGCCCACTTAATTCGCAGACGCAGGATCTAATTGCAGAGAAAGAGTTTGCGATGATGAAAAAAACGGCCTTGCTGATAAATACCGCCCGAGGTGGAATTGTGAACGAGCAAGCTTTGTTTCAAGCCTTGCAGAACAAACAAATTGCCGGAGCGGCCAGTGATGTATCTGAATACGAACCGCCAGCAGAGAACAGCCCGTTGATGCAAGCGCTCAGCTTGAACAATTTGATTGTCACTCCACATGTGGGCTGGGCTAGCAGCCAAAACATGCAAGTTTTGGCTGACCAGCTAATTGAAAATATTGAAGCATTTGTAGCGGGTGAACCGCGCCACCAAGTTTTTACTAACTAG
- a CDS encoding DUF3530 family protein codes for MIVHIAKYCFLLSLLAINSVVAEVQPQDFSHRQVHGELKQLDVAQQQFVSLWLEEETPQKRGTIILLPDWGVSPSAPNSVNSLRQALPKLGWETGAILPPKPSPSLMQASIDDGATDNDQQLQQYKQNLQAVIEAAKQNQAEQFGFQVIVAQGVMGAWLVELLAEDALAQPDGIVLISAYYPDQTLNKKLAEQTATLAMPVLDIYAEHYNHWQQQAREQRLTASNKNQKLNYRQTHLPATADTAPNSAKLNKTVYGWFNALGWY; via the coding sequence ATGATTGTGCACATTGCTAAGTATTGCTTTCTCTTAAGTCTATTAGCAATAAACAGCGTAGTTGCTGAGGTGCAACCACAAGACTTTAGCCACAGGCAGGTACATGGAGAGCTAAAACAATTAGACGTTGCCCAGCAACAATTTGTGAGTTTGTGGTTAGAAGAGGAAACACCCCAAAAACGCGGCACCATTATTTTACTTCCCGATTGGGGGGTATCACCTAGCGCGCCCAATAGTGTAAATTCACTGCGCCAAGCTCTTCCCAAACTTGGTTGGGAGACCGGTGCAATTTTGCCACCAAAACCCTCCCCTAGCTTAATGCAAGCAAGCATAGATGATGGCGCAACAGACAATGACCAGCAGCTGCAGCAGTACAAACAAAACCTACAAGCAGTGATTGAAGCAGCCAAACAAAATCAAGCTGAGCAGTTTGGGTTTCAAGTGATAGTAGCGCAAGGCGTAATGGGAGCGTGGTTGGTTGAACTATTGGCCGAAGACGCACTGGCGCAGCCTGATGGCATTGTGCTTATAAGCGCTTATTACCCTGATCAAACGCTAAACAAAAAACTGGCAGAGCAGACTGCAACCCTGGCTATGCCAGTACTCGATATCTATGCCGAGCATTACAATCACTGGCAGCAGCAAGCTCGTGAGCAACGCTTAACTGCCAGCAACAAAAATCAAAAATTGAACTACCGTCAAACCCATTTGCCGGCGACCGCCGATACCGCCCCGAATAGTGCAAAGTTGAATAAAACCGTTTACGGCTGGTTTAACGCGCTAGGTTGGTATTAA
- the murU gene encoding N-acetylmuramate alpha-1-phosphate uridylyltransferase MurU, whose amino-acid sequence MSQIRTAMILAAGRGERMRPLTDNRPKPLLKVAGKALINWHIDKLVTAGITRIVINTAYLGEMIEAHLGTGEQWGIDILYSHETSALETAGGIIKALPIIASEQFLVINGDVWNDWDYQAICQTSQAECDAHLYLVANPNHNLQGDFSLEHGKVVDKPEFTFSGVAIYHQAFFNGLPSGKQALAPLLRAAMAKQQVSGQLQAGQWVDVGTPQRLQSLEKQLTNIRD is encoded by the coding sequence ATGAGCCAAATTCGCACCGCAATGATTTTGGCTGCCGGTCGTGGTGAGCGAATGCGCCCCTTAACTGATAACCGCCCTAAGCCTTTGTTAAAAGTGGCGGGAAAAGCCTTAATAAATTGGCATATTGATAAGCTAGTAACTGCGGGCATAACACGTATCGTGATTAACACGGCGTATTTAGGCGAGATGATAGAAGCGCATTTGGGCACTGGTGAACAATGGGGAATAGACATCCTTTATAGTCACGAAACTAGCGCCTTAGAAACCGCAGGCGGCATTATTAAAGCCTTGCCGATTATTGCCAGTGAACAATTTTTAGTGATTAACGGCGATGTTTGGAATGATTGGGATTACCAAGCGATTTGCCAAACTAGCCAAGCCGAATGTGATGCCCATTTATACTTGGTGGCTAACCCAAACCATAATTTGCAAGGTGATTTTAGTCTCGAACACGGCAAGGTGGTAGATAAGCCCGAGTTTACTTTTAGTGGTGTGGCCATTTATCATCAAGCTTTTTTTAACGGCTTGCCAAGTGGTAAGCAAGCTTTGGCTCCCCTGTTACGAGCTGCAATGGCAAAACAACAAGTGAGTGGGCAGCTGCAAGCTGGCCAATGGGTAGACGTAGGCACACCGCAGCGACTGCAAAGTTTAGAGAAACAATTAACCAATATTAGAGATTAG
- a CDS encoding aminoglycoside phosphotransferase family protein yields the protein MSNLVRESALQQWLSQTFDIVPPLLTMVSGDASFRRYFRFQLANGDTAIAVDAPPATEKNQQFVDIAKALNAQNLPVPAVLAADIDAGFLCIEDLGSTMLEQILSADNAAELYRQALALIVQLQGSKREDLAEMEDFDPVFIQRELDIFADWFAKQELQADEEWQQTCDWSGLCSVVSQAILEQPYAPMHRDFHSRNLMLNQQQIVMIDFQDMVWGPIAYDVVSLLRDCYIAWPEELVDELQQAFLSEKSAQLSGPIEPSTWQRWFDLTGLQRHIKALGIFCRLDHRDGKTAYREAIPQTLEYVLQVTKRYPELQAFHQWLSPIAKGFKV from the coding sequence ATGAGTAATTTAGTGCGCGAATCTGCATTACAGCAATGGCTGTCACAAACCTTCGACATTGTTCCTCCTCTGCTTACGATGGTAAGTGGCGACGCCAGTTTTCGGCGTTATTTTCGTTTCCAACTTGCAAACGGCGATACCGCTATTGCTGTTGATGCTCCGCCAGCGACGGAAAAAAACCAGCAGTTTGTTGATATCGCCAAGGCCCTAAATGCCCAAAATCTGCCTGTGCCTGCGGTGCTGGCTGCAGATATAGATGCCGGCTTTTTATGCATTGAAGATCTTGGTTCAACCATGCTTGAGCAAATACTCAGCGCCGATAATGCTGCTGAACTGTATAGACAAGCACTTGCTTTAATCGTTCAACTTCAAGGCTCTAAGCGTGAAGATTTGGCAGAAATGGAAGACTTTGACCCAGTTTTTATTCAGCGAGAGCTAGATATTTTTGCTGATTGGTTTGCCAAACAAGAGTTGCAGGCCGACGAAGAGTGGCAACAGACTTGTGATTGGTCAGGCCTATGTAGCGTGGTTAGCCAAGCGATATTGGAGCAGCCCTATGCCCCTATGCATCGGGATTTTCACAGTCGCAATTTAATGTTAAACCAACAACAAATTGTGATGATTGATTTTCAAGATATGGTGTGGGGACCGATTGCTTACGATGTGGTCTCACTGTTACGTGATTGCTACATTGCTTGGCCGGAAGAGCTGGTTGATGAATTACAACAAGCTTTTTTAAGCGAAAAGTCTGCCCAATTAAGCGGTCCAATAGAGCCAAGTACTTGGCAGCGCTGGTTTGATTTAACTGGATTGCAGCGACACATAAAAGCGCTGGGGATTTTCTGCCGACTTGATCACCGTGATGGTAAAACTGCCTATCGAGAAGCCATTCCGCAAACTCTCGAATACGTGCTGCAAGTGACTAAGCGTTACCCTGAGTTACAGGCCTTTCATCAGTGGCTAAGCCCAATCGCCAAAGGCTTTAAAGTATGA
- the rapA gene encoding RNA polymerase-associated protein RapA gives MSFSIGQRWISDSESELGLGTVVAIEGRMVTLLFPASGENRFYAMAEAPVTRVVFNVGDDITSTEDWSMTITQVEEAGELIIYHGVRHDTEETVQLREMFLSHFLKFNKPQDRLFAGQVDRFDSFVVRYQTLVKRFEQQQSELKGLMGGKVSLIPHQLYIASEVGRRISPRVLLSDEVGLGKTIEAGLIIHQQLIAGLAKRVLIVVPDALQYQWLIEMLRRFNMHFSLFDEDRCVEAYAEADNPFETEQLVLCSLSFLRGNKKRFEQVVEADWDLMIVDEAHHLQWDEETPSREYQIIEALAQKVAGVLLLTATPDQLGHQSHFARLRLLDPNRFYDYQAFIDEEQHYQPVAEAAQSLLTSAPLNTEQANQLSELLSENDIEPLLALINDAGSSYEQQQQAREELLQHLLDRHGTGRVLFRNTRSAIEGFPMRQLASYPLSLPSQYQTALKVQQMMQGNTTGANNQLMYPEELYQQFEGESEGEASWCKFDPRIDWLVGFLLAHKQKKVLLICAKAATALAIEDAVRTREGIRGTVFHEDMSLIERDKAAAYFAQDEAGAQLMVCSEIGSEGRNFQFAHHIVLFDLPTNPDLLEQRIGRLDRIGQQNDIQIHVPYLEGTPQQTLLRWYHEGLNSFEQTCPAGSAIFAEFGETLNGLLGQNTPDEAELDALIKNTAKRYHEVKAKLDAGRDRLLEIHSSGGNKAAELIEKIQAAEQDPHFVTFSLRLFDTIGINQDDKGENALVLHASEQMLVPTINGLPEDGCTITYDRDTALSRDEIQLMSWEHPLIQSCIDTILGADLGTTSVALLKNRALPVGSLFVEGIFVVETSAPAEYQIERYLPATPVRILLDKNGGNLSDNVNFEQFNQQLSAVNRHLAAKLISASQAQIHPLLAQANELAQQQLSSIVEQASNNMKQSLNAELERLEALSAVNPSIRKDELDTLRSLRDNAGDYLQKAQVKLDGLRVILVSHN, from the coding sequence ATGTCATTTTCTATCGGCCAACGCTGGATCAGTGATTCAGAATCTGAGTTAGGTTTAGGTACCGTGGTTGCCATTGAAGGCAGAATGGTGACCCTGTTGTTCCCTGCTAGTGGCGAGAATCGCTTCTATGCCATGGCGGAAGCACCTGTAACTCGCGTAGTATTTAATGTTGGTGATGACATAACCAGTACTGAAGATTGGTCAATGACCATCACTCAAGTAGAAGAAGCTGGTGAATTGATTATTTACCACGGAGTTCGTCACGATACTGAAGAAACTGTTCAGCTGCGTGAAATGTTCTTGAGTCACTTCCTTAAGTTTAACAAGCCACAAGATCGTTTATTTGCCGGTCAAGTTGATCGCTTCGACAGCTTTGTAGTGCGTTACCAAACCTTGGTTAAACGCTTTGAACAACAGCAGTCTGAATTAAAAGGGTTAATGGGAGGCAAGGTTAGCCTTATTCCCCACCAGCTATATATAGCCAGTGAAGTTGGCCGCCGCATCTCCCCTCGGGTATTGCTGTCAGATGAAGTAGGCCTAGGTAAAACCATTGAAGCGGGCTTAATCATCCACCAGCAACTTATTGCAGGCTTAGCCAAGCGTGTACTGATTGTAGTGCCGGACGCATTGCAATATCAGTGGCTTATTGAAATGCTACGCCGCTTTAATATGCACTTTAGCTTGTTTGATGAAGACCGCTGCGTGGAGGCCTATGCCGAAGCCGATAACCCTTTTGAAACTGAGCAGTTAGTTTTATGTAGTTTAAGCTTTTTGCGTGGCAATAAAAAACGTTTTGAGCAAGTAGTTGAAGCCGACTGGGACCTAATGATTGTTGATGAAGCCCATCACCTACAGTGGGATGAAGAAACGCCGAGTCGCGAATACCAGATCATTGAAGCTCTTGCTCAAAAGGTAGCTGGGGTATTATTGCTTACCGCAACACCCGATCAACTCGGTCATCAAAGTCACTTTGCGCGTTTAAGACTACTAGATCCAAACCGCTTTTATGACTATCAAGCTTTTATAGATGAAGAACAACACTATCAACCAGTGGCCGAAGCTGCGCAATCTTTGCTAACCAGCGCCCCATTAAACACTGAACAAGCCAATCAACTAAGCGAGCTGTTAAGTGAAAATGACATTGAGCCCTTACTGGCTTTAATTAATGATGCGGGCTCGAGCTACGAGCAACAGCAGCAAGCTCGAGAAGAGTTATTGCAGCACTTGTTAGATCGCCACGGTACTGGTCGAGTATTATTTAGAAATACTCGCAGCGCGATTGAAGGCTTTCCGATGCGGCAATTGGCTAGCTACCCACTCAGCTTACCTAGCCAGTATCAAACTGCATTAAAAGTGCAACAAATGATGCAAGGCAATACAACTGGCGCCAACAACCAACTGATGTACCCAGAAGAGCTGTATCAACAGTTTGAAGGGGAAAGTGAAGGCGAAGCGAGTTGGTGCAAATTTGATCCACGAATCGACTGGTTAGTTGGTTTTCTATTGGCTCATAAACAAAAGAAAGTACTACTCATTTGTGCCAAAGCAGCCACCGCTTTAGCCATCGAAGATGCAGTTCGTACCCGTGAAGGCATTCGCGGAACGGTGTTCCATGAAGATATGTCTTTAATTGAGCGAGATAAAGCAGCAGCCTATTTTGCGCAAGATGAAGCAGGTGCGCAGTTAATGGTATGTTCGGAGATTGGCTCGGAAGGTCGCAATTTCCAATTTGCTCATCATATTGTGCTATTTGATTTGCCAACCAACCCTGACTTGCTGGAACAGCGCATCGGCCGACTAGATCGTATTGGCCAACAAAATGACATTCAAATTCATGTCCCTTATTTGGAAGGCACGCCTCAGCAAACGCTATTGCGTTGGTACCATGAAGGGCTTAATTCCTTTGAGCAAACCTGCCCGGCTGGCTCAGCTATTTTTGCCGAGTTTGGTGAAACCCTCAATGGCTTATTGGGTCAAAATACTCCAGATGAAGCAGAGTTAGACGCCCTCATCAAAAACACCGCCAAACGCTACCATGAGGTAAAGGCCAAATTAGATGCTGGCCGTGACCGTTTATTAGAGATTCACTCAAGTGGTGGTAACAAAGCGGCGGAGCTTATTGAAAAAATACAGGCTGCTGAACAAGACCCACACTTTGTTACCTTTAGCCTACGTTTATTCGACACCATCGGCATCAATCAAGATGACAAAGGCGAAAACGCCCTAGTGCTGCATGCTAGTGAGCAAATGTTAGTACCAACGATTAATGGTTTGCCTGAAGACGGTTGCACTATTACTTATGATAGAGATACCGCGCTTAGCCGAGATGAAATCCAATTAATGTCTTGGGAGCACCCGCTAATTCAAAGCTGTATTGATACAATACTAGGTGCTGACTTAGGTACCACCTCTGTGGCCTTGCTTAAGAACCGCGCCTTACCGGTCGGTAGCCTATTTGTTGAAGGGATCTTTGTAGTAGAAACCAGCGCACCAGCTGAGTACCAAATAGAACGTTACTTACCCGCTACTCCGGTACGTATTCTATTAGATAAGAATGGCGGGAACTTGTCTGACAACGTGAATTTTGAGCAATTCAACCAGCAACTTTCTGCGGTAAATCGTCACTTAGCAGCCAAGCTAATTAGCGCTTCTCAAGCCCAGATACATCCTTTACTTGCTCAGGCAAACGAACTCGCTCAACAACAGTTAAGCAGTATTGTTGAACAAGCAAGTAACAATATGAAGCAAAGCTTAAATGCAGAGCTTGAGCGCCTTGAAGCCCTAAGCGCAGTAAACCCAAGCATTCGTAAAGATGAATTAGATACCTTGCGAAGCTTGCGTGACAATGCGGGGGACTATCTGCAAAAAGCCCAAGTAAAACTCGATGGCCTACGGGTAATATTAGTATCGCATAATTAG
- the djlA gene encoding co-chaperone DjlA has translation MRIWGKIFGVLLGSMLGNILWVILGFWIGHRFDKAIGGNFAFSAANSQAAQQAFLFSTFAVLGHIAKSKGVVTQQEIQVANFLMDQMRLQGEARRQAQDAFRQGKDADFPLEEQISQFVSAVNGRRDLLQMFMEIQLQGVFADGVIDDSEHALLKRVAKALGFSEPELQAMISRWEAELKFHRHGGGQRQSAQSSAKQLEEAYQILGVSQQDSDQQIKRAYRKLMTQHHPDKLVAKGLPPEMMELAKQRTQDIQQAYELVKQQRKSAS, from the coding sequence ATGCGAATTTGGGGAAAAATATTCGGTGTCCTTTTAGGCTCGATGCTTGGCAACATTTTGTGGGTAATATTAGGATTTTGGATCGGCCATCGTTTTGATAAAGCGATTGGCGGTAATTTTGCGTTCTCGGCCGCCAATAGCCAAGCCGCTCAACAAGCCTTTTTATTTTCGACTTTTGCGGTTCTTGGGCATATTGCTAAATCAAAAGGCGTGGTGACCCAGCAAGAGATTCAGGTGGCTAATTTCCTGATGGACCAAATGCGCCTGCAAGGTGAAGCTAGGCGCCAAGCCCAAGATGCATTTCGCCAAGGTAAAGACGCTGACTTTCCCCTAGAAGAGCAAATTTCTCAATTTGTTAGTGCGGTCAATGGGCGTCGCGATTTGCTGCAAATGTTCATGGAAATCCAGCTGCAAGGGGTGTTTGCAGATGGCGTAATCGATGACAGCGAACACGCTCTATTAAAGCGTGTCGCTAAGGCTTTAGGTTTCTCAGAGCCTGAACTTCAAGCAATGATTTCGCGTTGGGAAGCTGAGCTTAAGTTCCATCGTCATGGTGGCGGTCAGCGCCAGAGTGCTCAAAGTAGCGCTAAACAGCTAGAAGAAGCTTATCAAATTCTTGGGGTTAGCCAGCAAGACAGCGACCAGCAAATTAAACGGGCCTACCGCAAACTAATGACACAGCACCACCCAGATAAGTTAGTTGCCAAGGGCTTACCGCCAGAAATGATGGAGCTGGCCAAGCAACGTACCCAAGATATTCAACAGGCTTACGAGCTGGTAAAACAGCAGCGTAAAAGCGCTAGTTAG